Proteins found in one Halobaculum sp. MBLA0147 genomic segment:
- a CDS encoding DUF4157 domain-containing protein: MGYQALRDRGKVTETDSGQSEESDGSQRWPSRADVGPSTVGPTTKEDIEEYYGREVSSVDELQELQRLEKGYGGQVLRWIDEGIPIGAMGHKTKMQRFRDRKGTPVPWDIEHFNRLSRMDNTGKVNRDRRRGPDGDAGVPDTVRGVISSPGRPLDTSIQRAVEERMGDSLGDVRIHTGPKAAAAADQINARAFTVGNHVAFGAGEYDPESAEGQHVLAHELAHVRQQTGGDLSTLPQKGVQLEIGPDPELEREAEETAQRVMSGGKLGIQKLSDTEVHVQRFFGFGSEIHSSGSESVDINPDELVEEVRQLRRDVNELQAPDRADKKLGVEAGKGTMGALGGVAGGVIGTALAPGVGTVTGQAVGTVVGGALGGAAGAVYERNFDDATAAVNQQVDDTRSYLDQLIEEKVRSVLSGATTSGVEGVAESRGDR; encoded by the coding sequence ATGGGGTACCAAGCACTCCGTGATCGAGGGAAGGTGACCGAGACGGACAGTGGACAGTCCGAGGAGAGTGACGGCTCGCAACGGTGGCCGTCGCGTGCGGACGTGGGCCCGAGTACGGTCGGCCCGACGACGAAGGAAGACATCGAGGAGTACTACGGCCGGGAGGTGTCGAGTGTCGACGAACTCCAGGAACTCCAGCGGTTGGAGAAGGGGTACGGCGGGCAGGTTCTCCGGTGGATCGACGAGGGCATCCCCATCGGCGCGATGGGTCACAAGACCAAGATGCAGCGGTTCCGCGACCGGAAGGGCACGCCCGTTCCCTGGGACATCGAGCACTTCAACCGCCTCTCCCGGATGGACAACACCGGGAAAGTCAACAGAGATCGGCGTCGCGGTCCCGACGGAGATGCTGGCGTTCCCGACACGGTACGGGGGGTGATCTCCTCACCCGGCCGGCCGCTGGACACCTCGATCCAGCGCGCGGTCGAAGAGCGGATGGGCGACTCGTTGGGTGACGTACGGATTCACACTGGACCGAAAGCTGCTGCGGCGGCCGACCAGATCAACGCGCGGGCGTTCACCGTCGGCAACCACGTCGCCTTCGGCGCTGGCGAGTACGATCCCGAGTCCGCAGAGGGACAGCACGTCCTGGCCCACGAGTTGGCGCACGTCCGCCAGCAGACCGGTGGTGATCTCTCGACGCTGCCGCAGAAGGGTGTGCAACTGGAGATCGGTCCCGACCCCGAGTTGGAGCGGGAGGCCGAGGAAACTGCACAGCGCGTGATGAGTGGCGGAAAACTCGGCATCCAGAAGCTCTCGGACACCGAGGTGCACGTCCAGCGGTTCTTCGGATTCGGAAGCGAAATCCACTCGTCGGGCTCGGAGTCGGTAGACATCAACCCCGACGAACTAGTCGAAGAGGTCCGACAGCTCCGTCGTGACGTGAACGAACTCCAGGCCCCTGACCGTGCCGACAAGAAACTCGGTGTCGAAGCAGGAAAGGGAACGATGGGTGCCCTCGGTGGTGTGGCTGGCGGTGTGATTGGGACTGCTCTCGCGCCTGGCGTTGGCACGGTCACGGGGCAGGCTGTCGGAACCGTCGTCGGTGGTGCACTCGGTGGAGCAGCCGGTGCCGTTTACGAACGAAACTTCGACGACGCCACCGCCGCCGTCAACCAGCAAGTCGATGACACTAGGAGTTACCTCGACCAACTTATCGAGGAGAAGGTCAGATCAGTTCTCAGTGGAGCTACGACGTCTGGCGTTGAGGGCGTTGCGGAGAGTAGGGGTGACCGCTGA
- a CDS encoding ORC1-type DNA replication protein, translating into MPSDPEEGMLAWDESVFRDEHVFEIDYVPETFQHREKQLESLKYALRPAVRGSRPLNSVVRGPPGTGKTTAVQKLFGELGGQSDVRTVRVNCQVDATRYAVFSRIFEGVFDYEPPSSGVSFKKLFGQITDELADAGEVLVVALDDVNYLFYENEASDTLYSLLRAHEAHQQANQGAKIGVICVSSDLSLGVIDELDSRVQSVFRPEEVYFPVYDTDEIVDILRERADRGFHDGVLGAPELDRVAELTGESGDLRVGIDLLRRAGLNAEMRASRTVAVEDVEEAYEKSKFVHLSRSLRGLSESETALVEVLVDHGGDQAGNVYEVFHDRTDLGYTRYSEIVKKLEQLGLVETEYADVEGRGRSRSIALAYEPDAVAERLDRE; encoded by the coding sequence ATGCCCAGTGACCCCGAGGAGGGGATGTTGGCGTGGGACGAGTCCGTGTTCAGAGACGAGCACGTCTTCGAGATCGACTACGTCCCGGAGACGTTCCAGCACCGCGAGAAGCAACTGGAGTCGCTGAAGTACGCGCTCCGGCCCGCGGTGCGTGGGTCGCGGCCGCTCAACAGCGTCGTCCGCGGGCCGCCCGGCACCGGGAAGACCACCGCCGTCCAGAAGCTGTTCGGGGAACTCGGCGGCCAGTCGGACGTGCGGACGGTGCGTGTCAACTGTCAGGTGGACGCGACGCGGTACGCCGTCTTCTCGCGGATCTTCGAGGGAGTCTTCGACTACGAGCCCCCGTCCTCGGGCGTCTCGTTCAAGAAGCTGTTCGGCCAGATCACCGACGAACTCGCCGACGCCGGGGAGGTGTTGGTGGTCGCGTTGGACGACGTGAACTACCTGTTCTACGAGAACGAGGCGTCGGACACCTTGTACTCGCTGTTGCGCGCCCACGAGGCCCACCAGCAGGCGAACCAGGGGGCGAAGATCGGCGTGATCTGCGTCTCCTCGGATCTGTCTCTCGGTGTGATCGACGAGTTGGACTCGCGCGTCCAGTCGGTGTTCCGCCCGGAGGAGGTATACTTCCCGGTGTACGACACCGACGAGATCGTCGACATCCTCCGCGAGCGGGCCGACCGCGGGTTCCACGACGGCGTGTTGGGTGCGCCGGAGTTGGACCGCGTCGCCGAACTCACCGGCGAGTCCGGCGACCTGCGCGTCGGGATCGACCTGCTCCGGCGCGCGGGGTTGAACGCGGAGATGCGCGCCTCCCGGACCGTCGCCGTCGAGGACGTCGAGGAGGCTTACGAGAAGTCGAAGTTCGTCCACCTCTCGCGGAGTCTCCGCGGGCTCTCGGAGTCCGAGACCGCGCTCGTGGAGGTGTTGGTCGACCACGGCGGCGACCAGGCCGGCAACGTCTACGAGGTGTTCCACGACCGGACGGACCTGGGGTACACCCGCTACTCCGAGATCGTCAAGAAGCTGGAACAGCTCGGGCTCGTCGAGACGGAGTACGCCGACGTGGAGGGGCGCGGTCGCTCGCGGTCGATCGCGCTGGCGTACGAGCCCGACGCCGTCGCCGAGCGGTTGGACCGGGAGTAG
- a CDS encoding helix-hairpin-helix domain-containing protein, with product MELTSIPGVGEKTADALAELDDAEAALRNGDVARIARAPGISEGRAAVIARGAIRARHDDPGGWAATDRAKEVHDEALALVRDRAVTDYARKRLATLYPSAVPERIAEVRAWAARAMRREPDPDVLAALEGVEPLAEPEQLRVRDRALATADAERFAEADTAFPELPVEVVEDAGDLAELARSYPTVIVLDETFAGVDVEGDVRVLTDAEDRPAEVVPERLLAFVAENRERLRAALDVHEAAGSEPALDPETLRDVLARVDADGEIVGDEELDRLATAVDDLDAAASTAASVANDHLRTVIRERDVTIEGQDFLSLVEQGARVDSLLARELADEYDEAVRQAREQFVDALALDTGEAEIAERVFGGEPTFPVEHNEDPLARLRTELKTARDRRAARLKSDLADEIAALRDDAERLVADALELDVELAVARFAEDFDCVLPSFVDDAIPDDPQARAPTDEGDTPVAADGDGGVATPGVGPGATSEVDAEGGGGAAPASGPTAEPVAADVLDGDGPPDLAIQGGKSPLIDEAFADVEPVDYGVSGVTILSGVNSGGKTSTLDLVALVATLAHTGLPVPAQAVTLRRVSGLHYYAKSQGTLDAGAFESTLREFGELATGADGRLVLVDELESITEPGASAKIIAGILERLDEQGATAVFVSHMAREIAETAAFDVAIDGIEAIGLEDGELVVDRSPKKDHLARSTPELIVEKLSDAADGGEGAFYGSLLEKF from the coding sequence ATGGAACTCACGTCGATTCCGGGGGTCGGCGAGAAGACGGCCGACGCGCTCGCCGAGCTAGACGACGCGGAGGCCGCGCTCCGGAACGGCGACGTGGCACGGATCGCCCGCGCCCCGGGGATCTCCGAGGGGCGTGCCGCCGTGATCGCGCGGGGTGCGATCCGCGCCCGCCACGACGACCCCGGCGGCTGGGCCGCGACCGACCGTGCGAAAGAAGTCCACGACGAGGCACTGGCGCTGGTGCGCGACCGCGCCGTCACGGACTACGCCCGCAAGCGGTTGGCGACGCTGTACCCCAGTGCCGTCCCCGAGCGGATCGCGGAGGTACGCGCGTGGGCCGCACGGGCGATGCGACGCGAGCCCGATCCGGACGTCCTCGCCGCGCTGGAGGGTGTCGAGCCGCTCGCGGAACCCGAGCAGTTGCGCGTCCGCGACCGGGCGCTGGCGACCGCCGACGCGGAGCGGTTCGCCGAGGCCGACACCGCCTTCCCCGAGCTCCCGGTCGAGGTGGTCGAGGACGCCGGCGACCTCGCCGAGTTGGCCCGCTCGTACCCGACCGTGATCGTGTTGGACGAGACGTTCGCCGGCGTGGACGTGGAGGGAGACGTCCGCGTACTCACGGACGCCGAAGACCGGCCGGCGGAGGTCGTCCCGGAGCGACTGCTCGCGTTCGTCGCCGAGAACCGCGAGCGCCTGCGGGCCGCACTCGACGTCCACGAGGCCGCCGGCAGCGAGCCCGCGCTCGACCCAGAGACGCTCCGGGACGTGCTCGCACGTGTCGACGCGGACGGGGAGATCGTCGGCGACGAGGAACTGGACCGGCTGGCGACGGCCGTCGACGACCTCGACGCGGCCGCGAGCACCGCCGCGAGCGTCGCCAACGACCACCTCCGGACCGTCATCCGCGAGCGCGACGTGACCATCGAGGGCCAGGACTTCCTCTCGTTGGTCGAGCAGGGCGCGCGCGTGGACTCACTGCTCGCTCGCGAGTTGGCCGACGAGTACGACGAGGCGGTCCGGCAGGCACGCGAGCAGTTCGTCGACGCGCTCGCGTTGGACACCGGCGAGGCGGAGATCGCCGAACGCGTCTTCGGCGGAGAGCCGACGTTCCCGGTCGAACACAACGAAGATCCCTTGGCGCGGCTCCGGACGGAGTTGAAGACCGCTCGCGACCGGCGGGCGGCGCGGCTGAAGTCGGACCTCGCCGACGAGATCGCGGCGCTGCGAGACGACGCGGAGCGACTCGTCGCGGACGCGCTGGAACTCGACGTGGAACTCGCCGTGGCGCGGTTCGCCGAGGACTTCGACTGTGTGCTCCCGTCGTTCGTCGACGACGCGATCCCGGACGACCCGCAGGCTCGCGCGCCGACGGACGAGGGCGACACGCCGGTAGCCGCCGACGGCGACGGCGGCGTCGCGACGCCCGGGGTCGGGCCGGGAGCGACGAGTGAGGTGGACGCCGAGGGCGGTGGAGGCGCCGCCCCCGCGTCGGGCCCGACGGCCGAGCCCGTCGCCGCGGACGTCCTCGACGGGGACGGGCCGCCGGACCTCGCGATCCAGGGTGGGAAGTCGCCGCTGATCGACGAGGCGTTCGCCGACGTGGAGCCGGTCGACTACGGAGTCTCCGGCGTGACGATCCTCTCCGGGGTCAACTCCGGCGGGAAGACATCGACGCTGGACCTCGTGGCGCTCGTCGCCACGCTGGCTCACACCGGCCTGCCGGTGCCCGCCCAGGCGGTCACGCTCCGGCGTGTCTCCGGTCTCCACTACTACGCGAAGTCGCAGGGGACGCTGGACGCCGGGGCCTTCGAGTCGACGCTGCGGGAGTTCGGGGAGTTGGCGACCGGCGCGGACGGGCGACTCGTCCTGGTCGACGAACTGGAGTCGATCACGGAACCCGGCGCGTCGGCGAAGATCATCGCTGGCATCCTCGAACGACTCGACGAGCAGGGTGCGACGGCGGTGTTCGTCTCGCACATGGCCCGCGAGATCGCCGAGACGGCCGCCTTCGACGTGGCGATCGACGGGATCGAGGCGATCGGCCTGGAGGACGGCGAGTTGGTCGTCGACCGCTCGCCGAAGAAGGACCACCTCGCGCGTTCGACGCCCGAGCTGATCGTCGAGAAGCTCTCCGACGCCGCCGACGGGGGCGAGGGCGCGTTCTACGGCTCGCTGCTGGAGAAGTTCTGA
- a CDS encoding DUF433 domain-containing protein, whose protein sequence is MSTTDADPDDTPDGETPRVVQTDDVLGGRPRLEGRRVGVYTLYSRSADGERTPRELAEAYDLSVAEVHTALAYAAANPDQMASIAERSGAPTDAGERIVRPDE, encoded by the coding sequence ATGAGCACCACGGACGCCGACCCCGACGACACACCGGACGGCGAGACGCCGCGCGTCGTCCAGACGGACGACGTGTTGGGTGGCCGGCCGCGCCTCGAAGGCCGTCGCGTCGGCGTGTACACGCTCTACAGTCGCTCCGCCGACGGCGAGCGGACGCCGAGGGAGTTGGCCGAGGCGTACGATCTCTCCGTCGCCGAAGTTCACACGGCGCTGGCGTACGCGGCTGCGAACCCCGACCAGATGGCCAGCATCGCCGAACGGTCCGGAGCGCCGACCGACGCCGGAGAGCGGATAGTGCGACCGGACGAGTAG
- a CDS encoding DUF5615 family PIN-like protein, translating to MLADECIEPKWTTALRGAGYEVTRVRDQPELGAGASDEAVVTFAAGHDLVVVTGDRSDYTDPACTDHAGIVVVGTDRDPSGEEVREAFERIREAYPDLSGRVAYVSDWTRD from the coding sequence GTGCTCGCCGACGAGTGTATCGAGCCGAAGTGGACGACGGCGCTCCGCGGGGCCGGGTACGAGGTGACACGGGTCCGGGACCAGCCGGAGCTCGGTGCCGGCGCGTCTGACGAAGCAGTCGTCACGTTCGCGGCGGGCCACGATCTCGTCGTCGTCACCGGCGACCGGAGCGACTACACAGATCCCGCGTGTACCGACCACGCCGGTATCGTCGTCGTCGGTACCGACCGCGACCCGTCGGGCGAGGAGGTGCGCGAGGCGTTCGAACGGATTCGCGAGGCGTACCCGGATCTCTCCGGGCGTGTCGCGTACGTCTCCGACTGGACACGGGACTGA
- the meaB gene encoding methylmalonyl Co-A mutase-associated GTPase MeaB, producing MTSADPDGVESPSPEPTGQHAALIRDLLDGRHRALARVITKIENRAPGYREIVSQLHDHTGSASVVGVTGSPGAGKSTLVDKLAEAYRDRGETVGVIAVDPSSPYTGGAVLGDRIRMASNVGDMDVFFRSMSARGSLGGLSTATSDAVKALDAFGKDRIVVETVGAGQNEVDVVKTAETVCVLVQPGSGDDVQMLKAGILEIGDVFVVNKADMDGASRTVAELEEMLHMRENPVKNLNTGHHGPVGDDRLEAASLDDGDEAAWDPAVVETVATEGDGVTELIETFDEHREWLVDSGKLDEQARTRYAEEIRQLLRADTAALLEDVLAERGGVDALAGQVVDRETDPYAVVEDVMGPLRDCVAETDADGGEAE from the coding sequence ATGACGAGTGCGGACCCAGACGGCGTCGAGTCCCCGTCGCCGGAGCCGACCGGTCAGCACGCGGCGTTGATCCGCGACCTGCTGGACGGTCGCCACCGGGCGCTGGCCCGCGTCATCACGAAGATCGAGAACCGCGCGCCGGGCTACCGCGAGATCGTCTCCCAACTCCACGACCACACCGGCTCCGCGAGCGTCGTCGGGGTCACCGGCTCGCCGGGCGCCGGGAAGTCGACGCTGGTCGACAAACTCGCGGAGGCGTACCGCGACCGCGGGGAGACCGTCGGCGTGATCGCCGTCGACCCCTCCTCGCCGTACACCGGCGGCGCGGTGTTGGGCGACCGCATCCGGATGGCCTCGAACGTCGGGGACATGGACGTGTTCTTCCGGTCGATGTCCGCTCGGGGGAGTCTCGGCGGGCTGTCGACCGCCACCTCCGACGCGGTGAAGGCGCTCGACGCGTTCGGGAAAGACCGGATCGTCGTCGAGACGGTCGGCGCCGGACAGAACGAGGTGGACGTGGTCAAGACCGCCGAGACGGTGTGTGTGCTCGTCCAACCGGGGTCGGGCGACGACGTCCAGATGCTGAAGGCCGGGATCTTGGAGATCGGCGACGTGTTCGTCGTCAACAAGGCCGACATGGACGGCGCGAGTCGCACCGTCGCAGAGCTCGAAGAGATGCTCCACATGCGCGAGAACCCCGTCAAGAACCTGAACACCGGCCACCACGGGCCGGTGGGCGACGATCGACTGGAGGCGGCGAGTCTCGACGACGGCGACGAGGCGGCGTGGGACCCGGCCGTCGTCGAGACGGTCGCGACGGAGGGGGACGGCGTGACGGAGTTGATCGAGACGTTCGACGAGCACCGCGAGTGGCTCGTCGACAGCGGGAAGCTCGACGAGCAGGCCCGCACGCGGTACGCCGAGGAGATCCGCCAACTCCTGCGGGCCGACACCGCGGCGCTGTTGGAGGACGTACTCGCCGAGCGGGGCGGCGTCGACGCACTCGCCGGACAGGTCGTCGACCGCGAGACGGACCCGTACGCCGTCGTCGAGGACGTGATGGGACCGCTGCGCGACTGTGTCGCGGAGACAGACGCGGACGGAGGCGAGGCAGAGTAA
- a CDS encoding cobalamin B12-binding domain-containing protein, whose product MSTQQERDGRTIRCLIAKVGLDGHDRGAHVIARAFRDAGFEVIYSGLHRAPDEIVQAAVQEDVDVLGISILSGAHNTLVPKIVDGLEEYGAFEDTLLLVGGIVPDEDREKLKELGVAEIFGPGTPMEETIEFVEANVPEDR is encoded by the coding sequence ATGAGTACACAGCAGGAACGGGACGGGCGGACGATCCGGTGTCTCATCGCCAAGGTCGGACTCGACGGCCACGACCGCGGCGCACACGTCATCGCACGGGCGTTCCGCGACGCCGGCTTCGAGGTGATCTACTCCGGGCTCCACCGGGCGCCCGACGAGATCGTCCAGGCGGCCGTCCAAGAGGACGTGGACGTGCTCGGGATCTCCATCCTCTCGGGGGCGCACAACACGCTGGTGCCGAAGATCGTCGACGGGCTCGAAGAGTACGGCGCGTTCGAGGACACGCTGTTGCTCGTCGGCGGGATCGTCCCCGACGAGGACCGCGAGAAGCTCAAGGAGTTGGGCGTCGCGGAGATCTTCGGCCCGGGGACGCCGATGGAGGAGACCATCGAGTTCGTCGAGGCGAACGTCCCCGAAGACAGATGA
- a CDS encoding RDD family protein codes for MSRARPQMGTQGDVLGARIAALLIDLLITTVVGVVIVLLFLAVGIGSGSRALTGILTVLLIPISLVLQFGYFIYFEAERGQTPGKSVMDIVVVTEDGGDLDYGTSAIRNILRIVDQLGVVIPYLVGLLLILVTDDSQRIGDLVADTVVVKTE; via the coding sequence ATGAGTCGTGCACGCCCCCAGATGGGAACGCAAGGTGACGTGTTGGGTGCCCGGATCGCCGCGTTGTTGATCGACCTGTTGATAACGACCGTCGTCGGCGTCGTGATCGTCCTCCTGTTCCTCGCCGTCGGGATCGGCTCGGGGAGTCGTGCGTTGACGGGAATCCTGACGGTTCTCCTCATTCCCATCAGCCTCGTGTTGCAGTTCGGCTACTTCATCTACTTCGAGGCGGAACGCGGGCAGACACCCGGCAAGAGCGTGATGGACATCGTCGTCGTCACCGAAGACGGCGGGGACCTCGACTACGGGACCTCGGCGATCCGGAACATCCTCCGGATCGTCGACCAGCTCGGCGTCGTGATTCCGTACCTCGTCGGGCTCCTCCTGATCCTCGTCACCGACGACAGCCAGCGGATCGGCGACCTCGTCGCCGACACCGTCGTCGTGAAGACGGAGTGA
- a CDS encoding alpha/beta fold hydrolase encodes MTDTDASEHDEGYDVARYLRIRRASGPDLAPDGTLAFRMDTTGTAQVWTVDEPGGWPTQRTFYDEPVSFLDWSPERRELAFGMDQGGDERQQLYRLNPDTGRVHEWTATPDAKHRWGGWSHDGERFAFASNRRAGDVFDVYVQPRGGGPEDAELVHEGDGWLSVLGWSPDDDRLLVHRAHASFDHDLYVLDLETGAFEHLTPHDGEARFGSAQWGPDGEAVYAVTDHDRDLLRLARLDLADGSLETVVADEEWNVDGVTVDEDTGRVVYSRNVDGYTETTVGEFADPTTIETLAEPSLPRGVAGGVSFADDGEQFATWVSGRTVNTNVFLVDATTGETERWTHAGTAGVPPETFVEPELVHYPTFDERDIPGFFSTPGDETGELPVVVDVHGGPEAQRRPSFAGVKQYLLSQGYAVFEPNVRGSSGYGRAYSHLDDVDKRMDSVADLAAAADWLAEHPSVDPDRIAVMGGSYGGFMVLSALTEYPERWAAGVDVVGIANFVTFLENTGDWRRELREAEYGSLEEDREFLESISPINHVENVQAPLFVLHGENDPRVPVSEAEQIVAELDDRDVPVRKLIFEDEGHGFSKLENQIEAYRAVVGFLDEHV; translated from the coding sequence GTGACAGACACAGACGCGAGCGAGCACGACGAGGGGTACGACGTGGCGCGGTACCTCCGGATCAGACGCGCCAGCGGCCCCGACCTCGCACCGGACGGGACGCTGGCGTTCCGGATGGACACGACCGGGACCGCACAGGTGTGGACCGTCGACGAGCCGGGTGGGTGGCCGACACAGCGGACCTTCTACGACGAGCCGGTGTCGTTCCTCGACTGGTCGCCGGAACGGCGCGAACTCGCCTTCGGGATGGACCAAGGTGGTGACGAGCGACAGCAACTGTACCGCCTGAACCCCGACACCGGCCGCGTCCACGAGTGGACGGCGACGCCGGACGCGAAACACCGGTGGGGCGGCTGGAGCCACGACGGCGAGCGGTTCGCGTTCGCCTCCAACCGCCGGGCGGGCGACGTGTTCGACGTGTACGTCCAACCGCGCGGCGGCGGCCCCGAGGACGCCGAGTTGGTCCACGAGGGCGACGGCTGGCTCTCCGTGCTCGGGTGGAGCCCCGACGACGACCGGCTGCTCGTCCACCGCGCCCACGCCAGTTTCGACCACGACCTCTACGTGCTCGACCTCGAGACCGGCGCGTTCGAGCACCTGACCCCACACGACGGGGAGGCACGCTTCGGGAGCGCACAGTGGGGCCCCGACGGCGAGGCGGTGTACGCCGTCACCGACCACGACCGCGACCTGTTGCGACTCGCGCGACTGGACCTCGCGGACGGGAGTCTCGAGACGGTCGTCGCCGACGAGGAGTGGAACGTCGACGGCGTCACCGTCGACGAGGACACCGGACGCGTGGTTTACTCCCGTAACGTCGACGGTTACACGGAGACGACCGTCGGCGAGTTCGCCGACCCGACGACGATCGAGACGCTCGCGGAGCCGTCGCTCCCCCGCGGTGTCGCCGGTGGCGTCTCGTTCGCCGACGACGGCGAGCAGTTCGCCACGTGGGTGAGCGGCCGCACGGTGAACACGAACGTCTTCCTCGTCGACGCCACGACCGGGGAGACGGAGCGGTGGACACACGCCGGCACCGCCGGTGTCCCGCCGGAGACGTTCGTCGAACCGGAGTTGGTCCACTACCCAACCTTCGACGAGCGCGACATCCCCGGGTTCTTCTCGACGCCGGGCGACGAGACGGGCGAGCTCCCCGTCGTCGTCGACGTCCACGGCGGCCCGGAGGCACAGCGCCGCCCCTCCTTCGCGGGCGTCAAACAGTACCTCCTCTCGCAGGGGTACGCGGTCTTCGAGCCGAACGTCCGCGGCTCGTCGGGGTACGGCCGTGCGTACTCTCACCTCGACGACGTGGACAAGCGGATGGACTCCGTCGCGGACCTGGCGGCGGCAGCCGACTGGCTGGCCGAGCATCCCAGTGTCGACCCAGACCGGATCGCGGTCATGGGTGGCTCCTACGGCGGGTTCATGGTATTGTCGGCGCTGACGGAGTACCCCGAGCGGTGGGCCGCCGGCGTCGACGTGGTCGGCATCGCCAACTTCGTCACCTTCCTCGAGAACACCGGCGACTGGCGCCGCGAACTCCGCGAGGCGGAGTACGGCAGTCTCGAGGAGGACCGGGAGTTCCTCGAGTCGATCTCGCCGATCAACCACGTCGAGAACGTGCAGGCCCCGCTGTTCGTGCTCCACGGCGAGAACGACCCGCGGGTGCCCGTGAGCGAGGCCGAACAGATCGTCGCCGAACTCGACGATCGTGACGTGCCTGTCCGGAAGCTGATCTTCGAGGACGAGGGCCACGGCTTCTCCAAGCTCGAGAACCAGATCGAGGCGTACCGCGCCGTCGTCGGGTTCCTCGACGAGCACGTCTGA
- a CDS encoding PGF-CTERM sorting domain-containing protein, with product MTRERTLIVAALVILLSATAAAVAVPGVLAERREPERPGYVDIAEVPVTPGEVSGETAELRLLARLDHEGGPAENVSVRFRAYDAASGLLQTERTVAVGTLDDDRSVQVNGSLRVEREGGYVLETTVFRDGEVVDEQRRTVSGVEALVPPYARSAVRFTDREALPAVAVAVADAGGNRTTLELAASLTNGGDAPSGDLRVEFVLRQADSNVRAARASEAVGSIRPGRTAETTTRLAVPTGYNYFVDVVLYRDDVVIDTARSVANLAPEERLSADETVREVKFDVGDFDPEAGPDGEDRRPDATVTEQSSGGAAPGFGPAVAVVALAAVALLARRVDR from the coding sequence GTGACACGAGAACGCACGTTGATCGTCGCCGCGCTGGTGATCCTCCTGAGCGCCACGGCGGCGGCGGTCGCGGTCCCCGGCGTGCTCGCCGAACGACGCGAGCCGGAGCGACCGGGGTACGTCGACATCGCGGAGGTCCCCGTCACGCCGGGCGAGGTGTCCGGCGAGACGGCGGAGCTGCGACTCCTCGCCCGACTGGATCACGAGGGTGGTCCCGCGGAGAACGTCTCCGTCCGCTTCCGCGCCTACGACGCGGCGTCCGGGCTCCTCCAGACCGAGCGGACCGTCGCCGTCGGGACGCTCGACGACGACCGGAGCGTCCAGGTGAACGGGTCGCTGCGCGTCGAGCGCGAGGGCGGGTACGTGTTGGAGACGACGGTGTTCCGCGACGGGGAGGTCGTCGACGAGCAACGGCGGACCGTCTCCGGCGTCGAGGCGCTGGTGCCGCCGTACGCGCGCTCGGCGGTGCGGTTCACCGACCGCGAGGCGCTCCCGGCGGTCGCCGTCGCCGTCGCGGACGCCGGCGGGAACCGGACGACGCTCGAACTCGCCGCCTCGTTGACGAACGGTGGGGACGCACCGAGCGGCGACCTCCGGGTCGAGTTCGTCCTCAGACAGGCCGACTCGAACGTGCGGGCCGCCCGCGCGAGCGAGGCCGTCGGCTCGATCCGCCCCGGTCGGACGGCCGAGACGACGACGCGACTCGCCGTCCCGACCGGCTACAACTACTTCGTCGACGTGGTGTTGTACCGCGACGACGTGGTGATCGACACCGCTCGCTCCGTCGCGAACCTCGCGCCCGAGGAACGGCTCTCGGCCGACGAGACCGTCCGCGAGGTGAAGTTCGACGTGGGCGACTTCGACCCCGAGGCCGGCCCCGACGGAGAGGACCGCCGTCCGGACGCAACGGTCACGGAACAGTCCTCCGGCGGTGCGGCGCCCGGCTTCGGTCCCGCGGTCGCCGTCGTCGCACTGGCAGCCGTCGCGCTGCTCGCACGGAGGGTAGACCGATGA
- a CDS encoding ubiquitin-like small modifier protein 1, producing the protein MQWRLFADLAEVAGTDEPTPAGDPETVGEALDALLEAYPALAERVLDDDGTLRTHVNLLHEGEPPADGRATPVDPDDELALFPPVSGG; encoded by the coding sequence GTGCAGTGGAGACTGTTCGCGGACCTGGCCGAGGTCGCCGGCACGGACGAGCCGACACCGGCGGGTGACCCCGAGACGGTCGGCGAGGCGTTGGACGCGCTGTTGGAGGCGTACCCCGCACTCGCCGAGCGCGTGCTCGACGACGACGGGACGCTCCGGACGCACGTGAACCTCCTCCACGAGGGCGAGCCACCGGCGGACGGACGCGCGACTCCGGTCGACCCGGACGACGAGCTGGCGCTGTTCCCGCCCGTGTCGGGTGGGTGA